A region from the Deinococcus sp. KSM4-11 genome encodes:
- a CDS encoding carbohydrate ABC transporter permease yields the protein MTRAARLGRPALRRAQREALMGVLFAAPFALGMLLVVILPLLGVMGISLTQWSLLDAPRWVGLHNYTRLAADPAFVRSAGVTGAFTAGILVLNISAALALATLLNARLRGIGLFRTIVFSPVVMPVVAWALVWKFLLQPDGALNTWLSRLGTGEVNLLFTPSTALWTVVVIEVIKSVGLNAVIFLSALQGVPPELHEAARLDGAGAWQVFRRITLPLISPTFFLVFIVTLIGALKLFTPVYVLTGGGPADATTTLIVYMFKQGFQFFEFGYASAVATVLFVIVLALTVAQWSLRRRLVFYEG from the coding sequence GTGACGCGGGCGGCGCGCCTGGGCCGCCCGGCCCTGCGGCGCGCCCAGCGGGAGGCCCTGATGGGTGTGCTGTTCGCCGCGCCGTTCGCCCTGGGCATGCTGCTCGTCGTCATCCTGCCGCTGCTAGGCGTGATGGGCATTTCCCTGACGCAGTGGTCGCTGCTCGACGCGCCCCGCTGGGTGGGCCTGCACAACTACACCCGCCTGGCGGCCGATCCGGCCTTCGTGCGCAGCGCCGGCGTCACGGGCGCCTTCACAGCGGGCATCCTCGTCCTGAACATCAGTGCCGCGCTGGCCCTGGCGACGCTGCTGAACGCCAGGCTGCGCGGCATCGGGCTGTTCCGCACCATCGTCTTCTCGCCGGTCGTGATGCCCGTCGTCGCGTGGGCGCTCGTGTGGAAGTTCCTGCTGCAGCCCGACGGCGCGCTGAACACCTGGCTCTCCCGGCTGGGCACGGGCGAGGTCAACCTGCTGTTCACGCCCAGCACGGCCCTGTGGACGGTCGTCGTGATCGAGGTCATCAAGTCCGTGGGCCTGAACGCCGTGATCTTCCTCAGCGCCTTACAGGGCGTTCCCCCCGAACTGCACGAGGCGGCCCGGCTCGACGGCGCGGGCGCGTGGCAGGTCTTCCGCCGCATCACGCTCCCGCTGATCTCCCCGACCTTCTTCCTGGTGTTCATCGTCACGCTGATCGGCGCCCTGAAGCTGTTCACGCCGGTGTATGTCCTCACCGGCGGCGGCCCGGCCGACGCGACGACCACCCTGATCGTGTACATGTTCAAGCAGGGGTTCCAGTTCTTCGAGTTCGGCTATGCGAGCGCGGTCGCAACCGTGCTGTTCGTGATCGTGTTGGCCCTGACGGTGGCCCAGTGGTCGCTGCGCCGCCGGCTGGTGTTCTATGAGGGCTGA
- a CDS encoding carbohydrate ABC transporter permease has product MRAERPPRWSWALYGLLILVSLPFLLPLLWLLLSAFKTSAAIFSSPFDLRPAHLSAVNFRQVFHDYPFARQYFNSVYIAALVVPLTMGLSALAGYAFVRLRFPGRDAVFILTLVAMMVPSELTAVPQFVAFSRLGITNSHLPVIITQIFSATGALAVFLMRQHFITLPPELDDAGRVDGLGTLGVFRYIMLPLSRPALATVAIFAVLNSWNDYFNPLIYLSRENLLTLPLALQRFTDPLGGVYWNLTLAAGVLVALPVLLTFLLAQRQFIESLAASGTKG; this is encoded by the coding sequence ATGAGGGCTGAGCGCCCTCCCCGCTGGTCGTGGGCGCTGTACGGGCTGCTCATTCTCGTCAGCCTCCCGTTCCTGCTGCCGCTGCTGTGGCTGCTGCTGTCCGCCTTCAAGACCAGCGCGGCGATCTTCTCCTCCCCATTCGACCTCAGGCCCGCGCACCTGAGCGCCGTGAACTTCCGGCAGGTGTTCCACGACTACCCGTTCGCACGGCAGTACTTCAACAGCGTGTACATCGCCGCCCTGGTCGTGCCGCTCACCATGGGACTCTCCGCCCTGGCCGGGTATGCCTTCGTGCGCCTGCGTTTCCCTGGCCGGGACGCGGTATTCATCCTCACGCTCGTGGCCATGATGGTGCCCAGCGAGCTCACGGCCGTTCCACAGTTCGTGGCGTTCAGCCGCCTCGGTATCACGAATTCACACCTGCCGGTGATCATCACGCAGATCTTCAGCGCGACCGGCGCACTGGCCGTGTTCCTGATGCGCCAGCACTTCATCACCCTTCCTCCGGAACTCGACGACGCCGGCCGGGTGGACGGGCTGGGCACGCTGGGCGTATTCCGGTACATCATGCTGCCCCTGTCGCGGCCTGCGCTGGCCACCGTCGCGATCTTCGCCGTCCTGAACTCCTGGAACGACTACTTCAACCCGCTGATCTACCTCAGCCGCGAGAACCTGCTGACCCTTCCCCTGGCGCTGCAGCGCTTCACGGATCCGCTCGGCGGCGTGTACTGGAACCTCACGCTCGCGGCCGGCGTGCTCGTCGCGCTGCCGGTGCTCCTCACCTTCCTCCTCGCGCAGCGGCAGTTCATCGAGAGCCTCGCTGCCAGCGGCACCAAAGGCTGA
- a CDS encoding FAD-dependent oxidoreductase, translated as MPHTHTDILIIGGGTGGVASALAALRLGRRVLMTEETDWIGGQLTSQAVPPDEGIWIEQVGCTASYRAFRNGVRAYYRQNYLLRPESRSEVELNPGAGTVSRLCHEPRVALAVLEAMLAPYRANRQLDVWLDTRPVAVEMDGDRVAAVTVEHVLSGERSVLTAPYVLDATETGELLDLGNIESVIGAEGQAQTGEPHALAEADPLNQQAISWCFAMDHLEGEDHTIDKPAGYDFWRRYQAPFWPDKQLSWTLCQPITHRAVYRDLFGNPDETPHGGDLWHFRRIFAKRHYSEGRYASDITLVNWPQIDYWLGPVLGVSEEEKAKHVAGARDLSLSLMYWMQTEAPRHDGPGHGYPGLRLRGDVTGTRDGLAKAIYVRESRRIQAEFTVLEQMVGVDARAGLQGAEQFPDTVGIGQYRIDLHPSTRGRNYVDVASWPFQIPLGALIPVRVENLLPAAKNLGVTHITNGCYRLHPVEWNIGEAAGALAAHALNAGLTPAQVYRTPALLSDFQTLLERDLGFELHWPDAQRLTPSPGF; from the coding sequence ATGCCACACACCCACACGGACATCCTGATCATCGGCGGGGGCACGGGCGGCGTCGCCTCCGCCCTCGCCGCCCTGCGCCTCGGCCGACGCGTCCTCATGACCGAGGAGACCGACTGGATCGGCGGGCAACTCACCTCCCAGGCCGTGCCGCCCGACGAGGGCATCTGGATCGAGCAGGTCGGCTGCACCGCGAGCTACCGCGCGTTCCGTAACGGCGTGCGCGCGTACTACCGCCAGAACTACCTCCTGCGTCCCGAGTCGCGGTCAGAGGTGGAACTCAATCCCGGAGCGGGCACCGTGAGCCGCCTGTGCCATGAACCCCGCGTGGCCCTGGCCGTGCTGGAGGCCATGCTCGCCCCGTACCGCGCCAACCGCCAGCTGGACGTGTGGCTGGACACCCGGCCCGTGGCGGTCGAGATGGACGGCGACCGCGTGGCCGCCGTCACGGTCGAGCATGTCCTCAGCGGCGAGCGCTCGGTTCTGACCGCGCCCTACGTGTTGGACGCCACCGAAACGGGTGAGCTGCTCGACCTCGGGAACATCGAAAGTGTGATCGGGGCCGAGGGGCAGGCCCAGACCGGGGAGCCGCACGCGCTGGCCGAGGCTGATCCCCTGAACCAGCAGGCGATCAGCTGGTGCTTTGCCATGGATCACCTCGAGGGCGAGGATCACACCATCGACAAACCGGCCGGGTACGACTTCTGGCGCAGGTATCAGGCGCCGTTCTGGCCGGACAAGCAGCTGAGCTGGACGCTGTGCCAGCCGATCACGCACCGCGCCGTGTACCGCGACCTGTTCGGCAACCCGGACGAGACCCCGCACGGCGGCGACCTGTGGCACTTCCGGCGCATCTTCGCGAAGCGTCACTACTCCGAGGGCCGCTATGCCAGCGACATCACGCTGGTGAACTGGCCGCAGATCGACTACTGGCTCGGGCCGGTGCTCGGCGTCAGCGAGGAGGAGAAGGCGAAGCACGTGGCCGGTGCCCGCGACCTGAGTCTGAGCCTGATGTACTGGATGCAGACCGAGGCGCCCCGCCACGACGGCCCCGGGCACGGCTACCCGGGCCTGCGCCTGCGTGGCGATGTGACCGGCACGCGCGACGGGCTGGCCAAGGCCATCTATGTGCGTGAATCCCGCCGCATCCAGGCAGAGTTCACCGTGCTCGAGCAGATGGTCGGTGTGGACGCCCGCGCTGGCCTGCAGGGCGCCGAGCAGTTCCCCGATACCGTCGGCATCGGGCAGTACCGCATCGACCTGCATCCCTCGACGCGCGGCCGCAACTACGTGGATGTGGCCTCCTGGCCCTTCCAGATTCCGCTCGGCGCCCTCATTCCGGTGCGCGTGGAGAACCTCCTGCCCGCGGCGAAAAACCTCGGGGTCACGCACATCACCAACGGCTGCTACCGCCTACATCCGGTCGAGTGGAACATCGGCGAGGCGGCCGGCGCGCTCGCCGCACATGCGCTGAACGCCGGCCTCACCCCGGCGCAGGTATACCGCACGCCGGCGCTGCTGTCGGACTTCCAGACCCTGCTGGAACGCGACCTCGGCTTCGAGCTGCACTGGCCCGACGCGCAGCGTCTCACTCCGTCGCCCGGGTTCTAG
- a CDS encoding LacI family DNA-binding transcriptional regulator, protein MVPPARKGPTQREVARLAGVSQAAVSQVLNGGVDGIRIPDATRQRILQAMQEVGYVPNVAARRLAGGRNRILGVFTYEPVFPTSTRDFFTPFLEGIEEAAADLDYDLLLHTRPAPQGGRRAVYHDGASRLRLADGTVMLGQLDDERRSDLAQLVGGGHPTVFIGRRELPGQALPYVTADYPAATAQACRALLERGHEHTLYLGTSTHHESAVDRELGYRTAMGGGGHGRVERVETVTADLVSRMTRAGVTAVLCENERLTAEWIAAAGTLGLSWPQDYGFAVLGDPIYHGDLPAGWAHVTIPRVGMGQEAVRLLAGLLAGLPAEPRSLPCQWVPGASLGGRRQTAPATP, encoded by the coding sequence GTGGTTCCCCCAGCCCGCAAAGGCCCCACCCAGCGTGAGGTCGCCCGACTCGCCGGCGTGTCGCAGGCCGCCGTGTCTCAGGTGCTCAACGGCGGTGTGGACGGCATCCGCATTCCGGACGCGACCCGTCAGCGCATCCTGCAGGCCATGCAGGAGGTCGGCTACGTCCCGAACGTCGCCGCGCGCCGCCTCGCGGGGGGCCGCAACCGCATCCTGGGCGTGTTCACGTACGAGCCCGTGTTCCCGACCAGCACGCGGGACTTTTTCACGCCGTTCCTCGAGGGGATCGAGGAGGCCGCCGCCGACCTCGACTATGACCTGCTGCTGCACACCCGGCCCGCTCCACAGGGGGGCCGGCGGGCGGTGTATCACGACGGGGCCAGCCGCCTGCGCCTCGCCGACGGCACCGTCATGCTCGGGCAGTTGGACGACGAGCGGCGCAGCGACCTGGCTCAGCTCGTCGGCGGCGGGCACCCAACCGTGTTCATCGGCCGCCGCGAACTCCCTGGGCAGGCATTGCCGTACGTCACGGCGGACTACCCGGCCGCTACCGCGCAGGCGTGCAGGGCCCTGCTGGAGCGGGGCCATGAGCACACCCTGTACCTCGGGACGTCGACCCACCACGAATCCGCCGTCGACCGTGAACTCGGGTACCGGACGGCCATGGGTGGTGGGGGTCACGGCCGGGTGGAGCGCGTCGAGACGGTCACCGCCGATCTGGTGTCCCGCATGACGCGCGCCGGGGTGACCGCGGTGCTGTGCGAGAACGAGCGCCTCACCGCCGAGTGGATTGCGGCCGCCGGGACGCTGGGTCTGAGCTGGCCGCAGGACTACGGGTTCGCCGTGCTCGGCGACCCGATCTACCACGGCGACCTCCCGGCCGGGTGGGCGCACGTGACCATTCCCCGCGTGGGGATGGGCCAGGAAGCGGTGAGGCTACTGGCGGGTCTCCTCGCGGGCCTGCCTGCGGAGCCCCGCAGCCTGCCGTGCCAGTGGGTGCCCGGCGCCTCGCTCGGGGGCCGACGCCAAACGGCGCCAGCGACCCCATGA
- a CDS encoding ABC transporter substrate-binding protein, which translates to MKSHLGILIMSVALMGTAAAQQVERGGTLQLAVDQSPVGLDPHVATAFSTFVVTGQIYEGLLDVDANLKIRPLLASKYTRSDDGLTYTFTLRPGIKFHNGDPLTAGDVVYSMNRVKDPKIASPLASRLSAVTSVKASGPLQVTFVLSKPFAPFLSEVATIAIVDQKYVEGGGNLQRAAIGTGPFVFKQWIPDTALVLAKNPSYWAKGQPYLDGLKFNIVPDASTRQIGLQGGTYQFLPNIDASVAATLKTAPGVQLLRSQDLAYSLLGMNVSRKPFDDPRVREALNYAINRPEIVQGVYFGDAVPGGPIPPALKAYATPVNNFPCYSYNPAKAKDLLRQAGYPNGVDFSILTFSTIKTVSDAAQVLQAELAPAGFRAKIDIQEFGNFVQNWRNSNFDAFVSLNGGSVDPDGQLYRTVVSGGSTNVFKYKDPAVDALLEQGRSTTSNGSRVRTYAQLERTLACRGPAAFLAYGALYSAARTEVRGFTPNPTRSLAALKTTWINR; encoded by the coding sequence ATGAAATCGCACCTGGGAATCCTAATCATGAGCGTCGCGTTGATGGGCACGGCAGCGGCCCAGCAGGTTGAGCGCGGCGGCACCCTGCAACTGGCCGTGGATCAGTCCCCCGTGGGGCTGGATCCCCATGTCGCAACCGCCTTTTCCACCTTCGTGGTCACCGGTCAGATCTACGAGGGCCTGCTCGATGTTGACGCCAACCTCAAGATCCGGCCCCTGCTGGCCAGCAAGTACACGCGCAGCGACGACGGTCTGACCTACACGTTCACCCTCCGTCCCGGCATCAAATTCCACAATGGTGATCCCCTGACCGCTGGCGACGTGGTCTACTCCATGAACCGCGTCAAGGATCCCAAGATTGCCTCTCCGCTGGCCAGCCGGCTGAGCGCCGTCACCAGCGTGAAGGCCAGCGGACCGCTGCAGGTGACCTTCGTCCTGAGCAAGCCCTTCGCGCCCTTTCTCAGTGAGGTCGCCACCATTGCCATCGTGGATCAGAAGTACGTGGAGGGCGGCGGAAACCTGCAGCGCGCCGCGATCGGCACGGGACCGTTCGTGTTCAAGCAGTGGATTCCCGACACGGCACTGGTGCTGGCCAAGAACCCCTCCTACTGGGCCAAAGGCCAGCCCTATCTCGATGGCCTGAAGTTCAACATCGTGCCGGATGCCTCGACCCGCCAGATCGGCCTGCAGGGCGGCACCTACCAGTTTCTGCCCAACATCGACGCCAGCGTGGCGGCCACCCTCAAAACCGCGCCGGGCGTGCAGCTGTTGCGCTCGCAGGATCTGGCCTACAGCCTGCTCGGCATGAACGTCAGTCGCAAACCCTTTGACGATCCCCGGGTGCGTGAGGCGCTCAACTACGCCATCAACCGTCCCGAGATCGTGCAGGGCGTGTATTTCGGCGACGCCGTGCCCGGCGGCCCGATTCCCCCGGCCCTCAAGGCCTACGCCACCCCGGTGAACAACTTCCCGTGCTACTCCTACAACCCGGCCAAGGCGAAAGACCTGCTCAGGCAGGCCGGCTATCCGAACGGCGTCGACTTCTCGATCCTGACCTTCTCCACCATCAAGACCGTGTCCGACGCCGCCCAGGTGCTGCAGGCCGAACTCGCCCCGGCCGGCTTCCGCGCGAAGATCGACATCCAGGAATTCGGCAACTTCGTGCAGAATTGGCGCAACTCCAACTTCGATGCCTTCGTGTCCCTGAATGGCGGTTCTGTCGATCCTGACGGCCAGCTCTACCGCACCGTGGTCTCCGGCGGGTCCACCAATGTCTTCAAGTACAAGGATCCGGCGGTCGACGCGCTGCTCGAACAGGGCCGCTCCACCACCTCGAATGGCAGCCGCGTGCGCACCTACGCGCAGCTCGAGAGAACCCTGGCCTGCCGTGGGCCCGCTGCCTTCCTGGCCTACGGGGCGCTGTACTCCGCGGCGCGTACCGAAGTCCGGGGTTTCACGCCCAACCCGACCCGTTCCCTGGCGGCCCTGAAGACCACCTGGATCAACCGGTAA
- a CDS encoding ABC transporter permease, which translates to MLTYAARRLIDLLVILFGVSVLVFLMIRLIPGDAVQILLGANTEVTPAQIAQLRHTLGLDQPVFVQYGMWLSGILRGNLGQSVWTGASIGQEIMARLPVTLELTVVPLLLASALAIPLGILTASWHNSSVERILRFLTIAGITTPAFWLGTLFIYVAFLIAPRWATIGYVPFSADPLGHVSRMVLPVIALALPLLAGLIRILRSSLLEVLGQDFIRTARSKGLSERRVLYGHALRNALVPLLTVLGIQAGYLFGGAIVVEQVFAIPGFGRLIVGAINERNYALVQGSILVVTAGFVLINFLVDLLYAAVDPRVEYG; encoded by the coding sequence ATGCTGACCTACGCGGCCCGCCGGCTGATCGATCTACTGGTGATCCTGTTCGGCGTGTCGGTGCTGGTCTTCCTGATGATCCGCCTGATTCCAGGCGACGCCGTGCAGATCCTGCTCGGCGCGAACACCGAGGTCACGCCCGCACAGATCGCCCAGCTGCGTCATACGCTGGGACTCGATCAGCCGGTGTTCGTGCAGTACGGGATGTGGCTGTCCGGGATCCTGCGCGGCAACCTGGGCCAGAGCGTCTGGACCGGGGCGTCCATCGGCCAGGAGATCATGGCGAGGCTTCCGGTCACGCTGGAACTCACCGTGGTTCCCCTGCTGCTCGCCAGCGCCCTGGCCATTCCGCTGGGCATCCTGACAGCGTCCTGGCACAATTCCAGCGTGGAACGGATACTCCGCTTCCTGACCATCGCGGGCATCACCACGCCCGCCTTCTGGCTGGGCACGCTGTTCATCTACGTGGCCTTCCTGATCGCGCCGCGCTGGGCCACCATCGGCTACGTGCCGTTCAGCGCCGATCCGCTCGGGCACGTCTCCCGCATGGTGCTGCCGGTCATCGCGCTGGCCCTGCCGCTGCTCGCGGGCCTGATCCGCATCCTGCGTTCCTCGCTGCTGGAAGTGCTCGGCCAGGACTTCATCCGCACCGCCCGCTCCAAGGGCCTGAGCGAACGCCGGGTGCTCTACGGGCACGCCCTGCGCAACGCCCTGGTGCCGCTGTTGACGGTGCTGGGCATTCAGGCGGGCTACCTCTTCGGCGGGGCCATCGTCGTCGAGCAGGTCTTCGCGATCCCCGGCTTCGGGCGCCTGATCGTGGGCGCGATCAACGAGCGTAACTATGCCCTGGTGCAGGGCTCCATTCTGGTCGTCACCGCCGGCTTCGTGCTGATCAATTTCCTCGTGGATCTGCTGTATGCCGCTGTCGATCCCCGTGTGGAGTACGGGTGA
- a CDS encoding ABC transporter permease: MSGATMPAAPRTGRPAKSLLARLLHDPLGRLGFVLTALVVGLAVFAGPLAPVDPFRQDILGRLGGPSARHLLGTDQFGRDTLARLLYGYRASLGVAVGAVTLALLIGGTLGILAAYLGGWFDRIVMRVMDVLLAFPVILLAIGIVAVLGPGPANSALAIGVVYIPTFARLLRAPALVLKASEYVSAAQALGASDGRVIFRHILPNIVAVLLVQTSLALSTAILVEASLSFLGLGTRPPVPSLGLMLSEARSFLTLQPWPAVFSGLAILIASLGFNLLGDSLRDVLDPRLRGQE; the protein is encoded by the coding sequence GTGAGCGGCGCTACTATGCCGGCCGCTCCCCGAACCGGACGGCCTGCAAAGAGCCTGCTGGCCCGGCTGCTTCACGACCCCCTGGGCCGGCTCGGCTTCGTTCTGACGGCCCTGGTGGTGGGGCTGGCCGTGTTCGCCGGGCCTCTGGCCCCAGTCGATCCGTTCCGACAGGACATCCTTGGCCGGCTCGGGGGACCGTCGGCGCGGCACCTGCTGGGCACGGATCAGTTTGGCCGGGACACCCTGGCACGCCTGCTGTACGGGTACCGCGCGTCCCTCGGCGTGGCCGTCGGGGCCGTGACCCTCGCCCTGCTGATCGGCGGCACGCTGGGCATCCTGGCCGCCTACCTGGGCGGCTGGTTCGATCGCATCGTGATGCGGGTGATGGACGTGCTGCTCGCGTTTCCGGTGATCCTGCTGGCCATCGGGATCGTGGCGGTGCTTGGGCCTGGCCCGGCGAACTCCGCGCTGGCCATCGGCGTGGTGTACATCCCGACGTTCGCGCGCTTGCTGCGGGCGCCCGCCCTGGTGCTCAAGGCCAGCGAGTACGTCAGTGCCGCCCAGGCCCTCGGGGCCAGCGATGGCCGCGTCATCTTCCGGCACATCCTGCCCAACATCGTGGCAGTGCTGTTGGTGCAGACCTCCCTGGCCCTGTCGACCGCGATCCTGGTGGAAGCGTCGCTGTCCTTTCTCGGCCTGGGCACCCGCCCGCCCGTTCCCAGCCTCGGCCTGATGCTCTCCGAGGCGCGCTCGTTCCTGACGCTTCAGCCCTGGCCAGCGGTGTTCAGTGGCTTGGCCATCCTGATCGCCTCGCTCGGCTTCAACCTGCTGGGCGACAGCCTCAGGGACGTCCTCGACCCCCGCCTGCGGGGACAGGAGTGA